In the Salvelinus namaycush isolate Seneca chromosome 35, SaNama_1.0, whole genome shotgun sequence genome, one interval contains:
- the LOC120029318 gene encoding sorting nexin-5-like: MTSTIDDSEKEKAHSVSVDLNNDASLLIDIPDALCERDKVKFTVHTKTTLSSFQKPDISVPRQHEDFIWLHDTLVETEDYAGLIIPPAPPKPDFESPREKMHKLGEGEATMTKEEYTKMKQELEAEYLAVFKKTVQVHEVFLQRLSSHPILSKDRNFQIFLEYDQDLSVRRKSAKETFGSFFKNMVKSADEVIISGIKEVDDFFEQEKTFLLDYSSKIKDSTARAEKMTRSHKSVADDYIHISSTLNSLSVDDNTALKKHFEKLADLFEKLRKVEGRVASDQELKLTELLRYYMRDIQAAKDLLYRRARALADYENSNKALDKARLKSKGVPPAEEHQQQCLQKFNTLSESGKRELTSFKGRRVVAFRKNLIEMAELEIKHAKNNMSLLQGCIELFKSS; encoded by the exons GCCCACTCTGTGTCTGTGGACCTAAACAACGACGCCTCTCTACTCATCGACATTCCTGATGCACTCTGTGAACGAGACAAAGTCAAGTTCACTGTCCACACCAAG ACCACCCTGAGCTCCTTCCAGAAGCCAGACATCTCTGTTCCTAGGCAACATGAGGACTTTATCTGGCTCCATGACACGCTGGTTGAAACTGAAGACTATGCGGGGCTCATT ATCCCTCCAGCCCCCCCGAAGCCAGACTTTGAGAGCCCCAGGGAGAAGATGCATAAACTGGGAGAGGGCGAAGCCACCATGACCAAGGAGGAATACACCAAAATGAAGCAGGAGTTAGAGGC TGAGTACCTGGCTGTATTCAAGAAGACCGTTCAAGTCCACGAAGTATTCCTGCAGCGTCTATCTTCTCACCCCATCCTGAGCAAGGACAGAAACTTCCAGATATTCCTGGAGTATGACCAGGAT CTGAGCGTACGGAGGAAAAGTGCCAAGGAGACGTTTGGGAGTTTCTTTAAGAACATGGTGAAGAGTGCTGACGAAGTCATCATCTCAGGAATAAAG GAAGTCGATGATTTCTTTGAGCAGGAGAAGACCTTCCTGCTTGATTATTCGTCCAAGATCAAAGACTCCACTGCCAGGGCAGAGAAGATGACCCGCTCCCACAAAA GTGTTGCTGATGATTACATCCACATCTCTTCTACTTTGAACAGTCTCTCTGTCGATGATAACACAGCACTTAAAAA GCACTTTGAGAAGTTAGCGGACCTGTTTGAGAAACTCCGG AAAGTGGAGGGTAGAGTGGCGTCGGACCAGGAGCTGAAGCTCACAGAGCTACTCCGGTACTACATGAGGGACATCCAGGCAGCCAAG gacctGTTGTACAGACGGGCCAGGGCCCTGGCAGACTATGAGAACAGTAACAAGGCTCTGGACAAGGCCCGGCTGAAGAGTAAAGGCGTTCCTCCAGCCGAGGAGCACCAACAACAGTGTCTGCAGAAGTTTAACACGCTTTCTGAGTCGGGAAAaagag AGCTGACCAGTTTTAAGGGCAGGAGAGTGGTGGCTTTCCGGAAGAATCTAATAGAGATGGCTGAACTGGAGATTAAGCATGCTAAG AACAACATGTCTCTGCTGCAGGGCTGCATTGAGCTGTTCAAGAGCAGCTGA